A single window of Paenibacillus sp. FSL H8-0537 DNA harbors:
- a CDS encoding AraC family transcriptional regulator: MKLGEHITVWNHTAVKIFDIRHIIMNAGERLSDYRFPASGFLYGVKGAANLRLDGHFYQSRRFYLLHGAKGMQLEVEAQEEFEFYLLYYRAKLAFSGWREIRQLLERRSPFEIQYGFEPDEPLAMLVLMSTMNQTLRNDGSLGSVQIKGLFYQFVHEVLGQLKTTEMASGEPDLVTQAIRFLHEHYQEGISLDELANRFNYSPRYLSMKFKKQTGASPIDYLIQIRIKEAKKLLLESGATLRDIAAYVGYTDEYYFSRLFKKQTGLSPARYQAKERGGSIKEDSPLGSAKLSIGSYERQRYSMDGGDNHYQYYNGGFTDMKRNKNSALVLSMLLSLTLVLGACSTGGTNAGSNTSQAATNVTAATAANADTAREASTRTISTIKGDVVVPAEPKRIVVLYMLGDAVALGIKPIGISEVYDGAAFSEQLEGVESLGHWNETNPEAVMALDPDLIIANSEDNYRVLKDIVPTVLIPADQVSTVERITKLGEVFGKEKEAQALLDSFQSKVEESKEKLRLAGLLDKTITIIEGGTKEMLIIESKEYGRGSQIVYDYLGMKAPEIIQQKLEKTKMVESEMVSMEVLSQFAGDYVIRSSWEGMDDLSGHPVWSSLPAVKAGHVIDADFGLFYYTDLYSLNTQLDVITNALLATTANK; the protein is encoded by the coding sequence ATGAAGCTGGGTGAGCATATAACCGTATGGAATCATACGGCGGTGAAAATATTTGATATAAGGCATATTATCATGAATGCTGGGGAACGGCTGAGTGATTATCGTTTTCCGGCTAGCGGTTTTTTGTATGGGGTAAAAGGAGCGGCGAATTTGCGCCTGGACGGCCATTTTTATCAGTCGCGACGATTTTATTTGCTGCATGGCGCAAAGGGAATGCAGCTGGAAGTCGAAGCGCAGGAAGAATTTGAATTTTATTTGCTGTACTATCGGGCAAAGCTCGCTTTCTCGGGCTGGAGGGAAATTCGCCAGCTGCTGGAGCGCCGAAGCCCTTTTGAAATTCAATATGGGTTTGAGCCCGATGAGCCGCTGGCCATGCTCGTGCTGATGTCAACGATGAATCAGACGCTCCGAAATGACGGAAGTCTCGGCAGCGTGCAAATTAAGGGGTTGTTTTACCAATTTGTACACGAGGTGCTGGGCCAGCTGAAAACTACGGAGATGGCGAGCGGCGAGCCGGATCTTGTCACTCAGGCAATACGTTTTCTGCATGAGCATTATCAAGAAGGGATATCACTGGACGAGCTTGCCAATCGCTTTAACTATAGTCCGCGTTATCTGTCGATGAAATTTAAGAAGCAGACGGGCGCAAGCCCGATTGATTATCTCATTCAAATTCGCATTAAGGAAGCGAAAAAGCTGCTGCTGGAGTCGGGAGCGACGCTTCGGGATATCGCAGCGTATGTCGGTTATACGGATGAATATTATTTCAGCCGTTTATTTAAGAAGCAGACGGGCCTATCGCCAGCACGTTATCAGGCCAAGGAGCGAGGCGGCAGCATAAAGGAAGATAGTCCATTGGGCAGTGCCAAATTGTCCATTGGATCGTACGAACGGCAACGTTATAGTATGGATGGTGGTGATAATCATTATCAATATTATAACGGAGGGTTTACAGATATGAAAAGAAATAAAAATTCAGCGCTCGTATTGAGCATGCTGCTCAGCTTGACATTAGTGCTTGGCGCTTGCTCTACTGGAGGAACCAATGCGGGTTCAAACACATCCCAGGCTGCGACGAATGTAACCGCAGCTACTGCGGCTAATGCCGATACTGCTAGGGAAGCGAGTACACGGACCATATCCACGATAAAAGGTGATGTTGTTGTTCCAGCGGAGCCAAAGCGTATCGTTGTGCTGTATATGCTCGGTGATGCAGTTGCTCTTGGCATTAAGCCAATCGGCATTTCTGAAGTTTATGATGGCGCAGCCTTCTCAGAGCAATTGGAAGGTGTGGAATCGCTGGGCCACTGGAATGAAACGAACCCGGAGGCGGTCATGGCGCTTGATCCGGATCTGATAATCGCCAATTCCGAGGATAATTACAGGGTGCTTAAGGATATTGTGCCAACCGTGCTCATTCCTGCCGATCAAGTATCAACAGTGGAGCGGATTACGAAGCTTGGTGAAGTGTTTGGCAAGGAAAAGGAAGCGCAGGCGCTGCTGGATAGCTTCCAGAGCAAGGTGGAAGAGAGCAAAGAAAAGCTTCGCTTGGCTGGCTTGCTGGACAAGACAATTACGATTATTGAAGGCGGCACGAAAGAAATGCTGATCATTGAAAGCAAGGAATATGGTCGGGGCTCGCAAATCGTTTATGATTATTTAGGCATGAAAGCACCGGAAATCATTCAGCAGAAGCTGGAGAAGACGAAAATGGTAGAAAGCGAAATGGTATCTATGGAAGTGCTGTCGCAATTTGCGGGCGATTATGTGATACGCTCCTCTTGGGAGGGGATGGATGATCTGTCGGGACATCCGGTTTGGAGCAGCTTGCCTGCGGTGAAGGCCGGGCATGTCATCGATGCGGATTTCGGCTTGTTTTATTACACCGATCTTTATTCGTTGAATACGCAGTTGGATGTCATTACGAACGCTTTGCTGGCGACAACGGCAAACAAGTAA
- a CDS encoding DNA alkylation repair protein, translating into MDTEMLIPDVILHRKGARKIDDIPPKVASLLNEGKLESANLTEWLAVDHKSLLRAVTGGLCLGQDAEPMLLRMNAFSECKIMKIIPAIAGEWLAWLEGKSAAERTGLYEALEGHRSDSVRCWAAYMIGLDAQLSLEQKLAGIRPFAADHHFGVREIAWMAVREPIIRELREALVYFASWVIDADANIRRFAIEATRPVGVWAKHIAALKENPAPALPLLEAVCSDPAKYVQDSVSNWLNDAGKTNPDWVLQVCKRWQEQSDTKQTKRIVTRAKRNLLK; encoded by the coding sequence ATGGATACCGAAATGCTGATACCGGATGTTATTTTGCACCGTAAAGGTGCTCGAAAAATAGACGATATTCCGCCAAAGGTTGCCAGTCTGCTCAATGAGGGCAAGCTTGAAAGCGCCAATTTGACCGAATGGCTGGCCGTTGACCATAAATCGCTGCTGCGTGCCGTAACAGGTGGGCTGTGCCTTGGACAGGATGCTGAGCCCATGCTGCTGCGGATGAACGCATTCAGCGAGTGTAAAATCATGAAGATCATTCCAGCCATTGCGGGAGAGTGGCTCGCATGGTTGGAAGGCAAAAGTGCTGCGGAGCGAACCGGCCTTTATGAGGCGCTGGAGGGCCATCGCTCGGATAGTGTCCGCTGCTGGGCCGCATACATGATCGGGCTCGATGCCCAATTGAGCTTGGAGCAGAAATTGGCTGGCATTCGCCCGTTTGCGGCAGATCATCATTTTGGCGTGCGTGAAATAGCCTGGATGGCTGTAAGGGAGCCCATTATTCGCGAATTAAGAGAAGCATTGGTTTATTTCGCAAGCTGGGTAATAGATGCTGATGCCAATATTCGGCGCTTTGCTATTGAAGCCACGCGTCCGGTAGGCGTATGGGCCAAGCATATTGCGGCTTTAAAGGAAAATCCTGCTCCTGCATTGCCGCTATTGGAGGCCGTATGCTCCGACCCGGCAAAATATGTGCAGGACTCTGTGAGCAACTGGTTGAATGATGCCGGCAAAACGAATCCGGATTGGGTGCTTCAGGTATGCAAGCGTTGGCAGGAGCAGTCCGATACGAAGCAAACCAAGCGGATTGTAACGAGGGCAAAGCGCAACCTGCTGAAATAA
- a CDS encoding Crp/Fnr family transcriptional regulator has protein sequence MDKIQYLSQFNLLHSLSMEDLIEMEELTVITPFPKNTFIQTPATFAEGLYFVKKGKVRLYKLSAEGKQFTSDILSEGNVFGEMAMISFGTRNHYIEAAEDSDICLMDPKRFENFLLHRPRFMLSLLEVLSDRLNGMSQLTEHLALGNLHDKILHALMRLGKDFGLTRAGEFDKINFPLSHQEIAHLVGASRESVTIALQELVKEGFISTGFRTICIHQGKLLERLAT, from the coding sequence GTGGATAAAATTCAATATTTGTCGCAATTTAATCTGCTTCATTCGTTGTCGATGGAAGATTTAATCGAGATGGAGGAGCTAACCGTCATTACGCCTTTTCCGAAAAATACCTTTATTCAGACGCCGGCGACATTTGCCGAAGGACTTTATTTTGTGAAAAAGGGTAAGGTGCGCTTGTATAAGCTTAGCGCGGAGGGCAAGCAGTTCACTTCGGATATTTTAAGCGAAGGCAATGTATTCGGGGAGATGGCGATGATTTCGTTTGGAACGCGGAACCATTACATTGAAGCAGCCGAAGACAGCGATATTTGCTTGATGGACCCGAAGCGCTTTGAAAATTTTCTGCTTCATCGGCCCCGGTTCATGCTGTCTTTGCTTGAGGTATTAAGCGATCGCTTGAACGGCATGAGCCAGTTGACGGAGCATTTGGCGCTCGGAAACCTGCATGATAAAATTTTACATGCGCTGATGCGGCTCGGCAAGGACTTCGGACTTACTCGCGCGGGCGAATTCGATAAAATAAACTTTCCGCTCTCGCATCAGGAAATTGCCCATCTCGTTGGCGCGAGCCGGGAATCCGTAACGATCGCCCTTCAAGAGCTCGTTAAAGAAGGCTTCATCAGCACCGGCTTTAGAACCATTTGCATCCACCAAGGTAAGCTTTTGGAGCGTCTGGCAACTTAG
- a CDS encoding PadR family transcriptional regulator, producing MTLQIFILGTLSEAESHPYDIKKQVLKSLGNTIPINDGTLYYQFDVLQKKGLIQKLEVVQSDNRPEKTTYGITDKGLKALETEIYAAYQNVTNITALYATLFYLDKIDRSKLAYLIEEAIDKRQDRLKMIEGTDLDTLPISQEKHKPLELLADHAYHMIQSDVAWLQKLLVYVRSE from the coding sequence ATGACCTTGCAAATTTTTATTCTTGGAACGTTGAGCGAAGCGGAAAGCCATCCGTATGATATAAAAAAGCAGGTGCTCAAGTCGCTCGGCAATACGATTCCCATAAACGATGGAACGCTGTATTATCAATTTGATGTACTGCAGAAAAAAGGGCTCATTCAAAAGCTTGAGGTCGTTCAATCAGACAACCGTCCAGAAAAGACGACCTATGGCATTACCGACAAAGGCCTCAAAGCGCTGGAAACCGAAATTTATGCCGCTTATCAAAACGTGACTAACATAACAGCTCTATATGCTACGCTTTTTTATTTGGACAAGATCGATAGAAGCAAGCTGGCTTATTTGATTGAGGAAGCAATTGACAAGCGCCAGGATAGACTCAAAATGATTGAAGGGACGGACCTGGATACGCTGCCAATTTCGCAGGAGAAGCACAAGCCGCTTGAGCTGCTGGCCGACCACGCCTACCATATGATTCAGAGCGACGTCGCTTGGCTTCAAAAGCTGCTCGTTTATGTGCGAAGCGAATAG
- a CDS encoding ABC transporter permease, protein MKAFLKNKMVIGGIFMMVFYQIAMIGMFMYGYSAVPKNLPDLTVAIVSEDEQTGAKMVEQLKEQLPFHINTGLSLEQAKTELDNRSVHLIVHIPQNFTQQLSQQGEQAQLDFFMNDSNPATTSSAMQSVADQISSKMVAQIQTQSFEGLLQNMQLPEEQAQQMVEGIMTKVSANMVVTNPKPAGMHNQMAPMFLAMAGYVGAMIYSMISVGALQQMKGQLGKWKAFLGLQGLNALLALIVPLIGLTIYFSIHGYGAETFLKVWMLHALELFTAISFTSIFCMLAGQAGMLLNMPLLLSQTIAGGAMMPQEMMPGFFKAISYISPMFYTIQLDYNLLFGGGQTPKYLLGLALIGAGALLINTLIHQFKGVKATNEENTPAAQPQFM, encoded by the coding sequence ATGAAAGCATTTTTGAAAAACAAAATGGTAATCGGCGGCATTTTTATGATGGTTTTTTATCAGATTGCGATGATCGGGATGTTTATGTATGGGTACAGCGCGGTACCAAAAAACCTGCCTGATCTCACGGTGGCGATTGTAAGCGAGGACGAGCAAACCGGAGCGAAGATGGTTGAGCAGTTGAAAGAACAGCTGCCATTCCATATCAATACGGGGCTTAGCTTGGAACAGGCAAAAACCGAGCTGGACAATCGCAGTGTTCATTTAATCGTTCATATCCCGCAAAATTTCACGCAGCAGCTTTCCCAGCAGGGTGAACAAGCGCAATTGGATTTTTTCATGAATGATTCTAATCCGGCGACGACAAGCAGTGCGATGCAAAGTGTGGCTGACCAAATTTCCAGCAAAATGGTTGCCCAAATTCAGACGCAAAGCTTTGAAGGGCTTTTGCAAAATATGCAGCTGCCAGAGGAGCAGGCGCAGCAGATGGTGGAAGGCATCATGACCAAAGTATCTGCCAATATGGTTGTGACGAACCCGAAGCCTGCCGGCATGCACAACCAGATGGCTCCGATGTTTCTGGCAATGGCTGGCTATGTTGGGGCAATGATTTATTCGATGATTAGTGTTGGCGCTTTGCAGCAAATGAAAGGACAGCTGGGCAAATGGAAAGCCTTCCTCGGTTTGCAGGGGCTTAATGCGCTGCTGGCCTTAATCGTTCCGCTCATTGGCTTGACGATTTATTTCTCTATCCATGGCTATGGTGCCGAGACGTTTCTAAAAGTCTGGATGTTACACGCCCTTGAATTATTTACAGCTATTTCGTTTACGAGCATCTTCTGTATGCTGGCCGGCCAAGCGGGCATGCTGCTTAATATGCCGCTGCTGCTGTCGCAGACCATCGCCGGCGGAGCAATGATGCCCCAGGAAATGATGCCGGGCTTTTTCAAAGCAATCAGCTACATCTCCCCGATGTTTTACACGATTCAGCTGGATTACAATCTGCTCTTCGGCGGGGGGCAGACGCCCAAGTATTTGCTGGGACTCGCGCTAATTGGCGCTGGAGCACTGCTGATCAATACGCTGATTCACCAATTTAAAGGCGTTAAAGCTACGAATGAGGAAAATACGCCTGCAGCTCAGCCGCAATTCATGTAA
- a CDS encoding AAA domain-containing protein, protein MDERSILIITSKGDKTASIEEYSIYNDQVHIRYKNQGQSYKYLLRNIKIKKNPIIFSGNNNRVYHKNENLKNVHEILKFDEFTKVIFRNSKPQIYLSEFIRVEKIIITNNEKKFMEYLNDIARYTNTEDETEAFLKREIGKINKVNADSVLGTYVNQAPIIQFEPNTEPIIFPFRFNLSQKTALEQVLCNQISIIEGPPGTGKTQTILNILANLAIMRGNTVAVVSGNNAAVQNVKDKLEKAGYGFIVADLGNNKKKDVFFQNPPHYKKLQDTKLIHEEQLVKQLSELSDKLNHLLETSNQKAKIEHKLSAYRLEQKHFQVHNVQNDISNIQRLFLKRQTPDTIISFLADEYFVGNRSVRFLRKAKLLFKYGFIDFKKLKENRTELISTLQMRYYESKIKELEDEKNELQCQLDQESFVNLLKQHESISSTLFNHKLDTKYSLESPYFGDVTNYKNTFKHFIGKFPIILSTTHSILTCIPQDFLFDYIIVDEASQVDLLTGALALSCCKRVIIVGDTKQLPQIVDTTIKDKLKKMDIPDAYDYFNHNLLSTMLAVYDEQLPKVMLREHYRCHPKIIGFCNNQYYDNDLIPFTNEGVSDVPIRLHYTSPGNHMRKVTVKGKEGSFNHREIDSVKEEILRELQLAHISDDDIGFTTPYRLQVEEANMMLEKNIEIDTVHKYQGREKPVMILSTVLDQSKIGKIGRKFVENPRLINVAVSRAQNQFILVTDHELFRNSRKDVGNLIRYIEYNSLHEHITKSDLISVFDLLYTEYSTKLNHLQSRLISKFKYKSENIMWRVLKDLLDEEPYKGVIFGTQIYLKDLLNDTERLDEDEIKYVKNRASVDFVLYDSLNKQPLLVIEVDGFASHRNNKDQSARDVKKNNILEKYNLCLLRLPTTGSNEAQKIRSKLDEILGH, encoded by the coding sequence ATGGATGAACGCAGTATTTTAATTATCACAAGCAAGGGTGATAAAACAGCAAGCATTGAAGAATACAGCATATATAATGATCAAGTACATATTCGTTATAAAAATCAGGGGCAGTCATATAAGTATTTATTGCGAAACATCAAAATAAAGAAAAATCCGATCATTTTTTCTGGGAATAATAACAGAGTATATCATAAGAATGAGAATCTTAAAAATGTGCATGAAATTTTGAAATTTGATGAATTCACTAAAGTTATATTTCGCAATAGCAAACCTCAAATTTACCTTTCTGAATTTATTCGTGTTGAAAAAATTATCATTACAAATAATGAAAAAAAATTCATGGAATACTTAAATGATATTGCTCGATATACAAATACTGAGGATGAAACGGAGGCTTTTTTAAAAAGAGAAATAGGGAAAATAAATAAAGTTAATGCAGATAGTGTGCTTGGCACATATGTAAACCAGGCTCCGATCATTCAATTTGAGCCAAATACAGAGCCAATAATATTTCCTTTTCGTTTTAATTTGAGTCAGAAAACAGCACTTGAACAGGTGTTATGTAATCAGATTTCAATTATAGAGGGCCCTCCGGGAACAGGGAAGACACAGACTATTTTAAATATCTTGGCCAATTTGGCTATTATGAGAGGTAATACAGTTGCAGTAGTATCGGGAAATAATGCTGCGGTACAGAATGTAAAAGATAAATTGGAGAAGGCAGGCTACGGTTTTATTGTTGCGGATTTAGGTAATAACAAGAAAAAAGACGTCTTTTTTCAAAATCCTCCTCATTATAAAAAATTACAAGACACAAAATTAATTCATGAGGAACAGCTTGTAAAACAACTTTCTGAATTATCGGATAAGCTTAATCATCTACTGGAAACTTCCAATCAGAAGGCGAAAATTGAGCATAAACTTTCAGCATATAGATTGGAGCAAAAGCACTTTCAAGTTCACAATGTACAGAATGATATTAGCAACATCCAACGGTTATTCCTTAAAAGGCAAACTCCAGATACAATAATTTCTTTTTTAGCAGATGAATATTTTGTGGGGAATCGCTCTGTGCGATTTTTGAGAAAAGCGAAACTTTTATTTAAGTATGGATTTATTGATTTTAAAAAATTGAAGGAAAACCGTACAGAATTAATTTCAACCTTGCAAATGCGTTATTATGAATCCAAAATAAAGGAATTGGAGGATGAAAAAAACGAGCTGCAATGTCAATTAGATCAGGAATCTTTTGTGAACTTGTTGAAACAGCATGAAAGTATTTCATCAACTTTGTTTAATCACAAACTTGACACTAAGTATAGTCTTGAAAGTCCTTATTTTGGGGATGTTACTAACTATAAAAATACATTTAAACATTTTATTGGTAAATTCCCAATAATACTGAGTACAACGCACTCTATACTTACATGTATTCCTCAAGATTTTTTATTCGATTACATTATTGTTGACGAAGCTTCACAAGTAGATTTATTAACAGGGGCACTCGCTTTATCATGCTGCAAACGGGTTATTATTGTTGGAGATACTAAACAATTGCCTCAGATAGTGGATACCACTATTAAAGATAAACTCAAAAAAATGGATATACCGGACGCCTATGATTATTTTAATCATAATTTACTTTCTACAATGCTTGCTGTATATGACGAGCAACTTCCAAAAGTTATGTTAAGGGAGCACTATAGATGCCATCCTAAAATAATTGGTTTTTGTAATAACCAATATTATGATAATGATTTAATTCCGTTCACAAATGAAGGAGTATCGGATGTCCCGATACGATTGCATTATACGTCACCAGGAAACCATATGAGAAAAGTAACAGTGAAAGGGAAGGAAGGTAGTTTTAATCATCGGGAAATTGATTCAGTAAAAGAGGAGATACTAAGAGAACTTCAATTAGCTCATATTTCAGATGATGATATTGGATTTACTACTCCTTACCGTCTACAGGTTGAGGAGGCCAACATGATGCTAGAGAAGAATATTGAAATTGATACGGTTCACAAATATCAAGGCCGTGAAAAACCGGTTATGATTTTATCAACTGTACTAGATCAGAGTAAAATAGGGAAAATTGGAAGGAAATTTGTAGAGAATCCGCGTTTAATTAATGTTGCTGTGTCAAGAGCGCAAAATCAATTTATTCTAGTGACAGATCACGAATTATTTCGAAATTCTCGAAAAGATGTAGGAAATTTAATTCGATATATAGAGTACAATTCCTTGCACGAGCATATTACAAAAAGTGATCTGATTTCAGTATTTGATTTGCTTTATACTGAATATTCTACAAAGCTTAATCATTTGCAAAGTAGGTTGATTTCGAAATTTAAATATAAATCAGAAAACATCATGTGGCGTGTTTTGAAAGACTTATTAGACGAAGAACCTTATAAAGGTGTTATTTTTGGTACACAAATTTATCTTAAAGATTTATTAAATGATACTGAGCGCTTGGATGAAGATGAGATTAAATATGTGAAAAATAGAGCTTCAGTGGATTTTGTTCTATACGATTCACTTAATAAACAGCCTCTGTTAGTTATAGAAGTAGATGGATTTGCTTCTCATCGTAATAACAAAGACCAATCCGCAAGAGATGTGAAGAAGAACAATATATTAGAAAAGTATAATTTATGTTTGCTTAGATTACCTACTACCGGATCAAATGAAGCTCAGAAAATTAGAAGCAAGTTAGATGAAATTCTGGGTCATTAA
- a CDS encoding RNA polymerase sigma-70 factor, protein MTELYERYKNLLFRLAYQLTGSVSDAEDAVQDVFIKLQRVEPERLQEPKAYLCKMMTNHCYDLLKSARKRREQYIGPWLPEPLQLTADDGFEAVVRGDLLSYAMLALLERLSQAERAVFVLREALSFDYAAIAEMTGKSEMNCRKLLSRARGKMGVTEQELAGAGAVSDEWAQQFLSALSEGKVDTVLSMLASDAVLLSDGGGKVSAAIRPIQTSEHVARFLLGVIRKASEGEGGRFDIKITQLNGQTAIMFKQQERVTSAVFLHIKKGLLQNIYIIRNPDKLERMN, encoded by the coding sequence GTGACTGAACTATATGAACGGTACAAAAATCTTCTATTCCGGCTGGCGTACCAGCTCACCGGTTCGGTATCTGACGCCGAGGACGCTGTGCAGGACGTATTTATTAAGCTTCAGCGGGTGGAGCCGGAGCGGCTGCAGGAGCCTAAGGCGTATTTATGCAAAATGATGACAAATCATTGTTATGACCTGCTCAAATCGGCGCGTAAACGCCGGGAGCAGTATATCGGACCATGGCTGCCCGAGCCGCTGCAATTGACCGCTGATGATGGATTTGAAGCTGTCGTGCGTGGTGATCTGTTATCTTATGCGATGCTTGCCTTGTTAGAGCGGCTATCGCAAGCCGAGCGGGCGGTATTTGTGCTAAGAGAGGCGCTTTCGTTCGATTACGCTGCTATTGCAGAAATGACAGGCAAAAGTGAAATGAACTGCCGCAAGCTGCTTAGCCGGGCCCGGGGGAAAATGGGTGTTACGGAGCAGGAGCTGGCGGGAGCAGGAGCGGTTAGCGACGAGTGGGCGCAGCAATTTCTCTCCGCTCTGTCCGAGGGCAAGGTGGATACCGTGCTGTCGATGCTTGCCAGTGATGCTGTACTGCTATCCGATGGAGGCGGCAAGGTGAGTGCCGCTATTCGTCCGATCCAGACGAGCGAGCATGTGGCCCGTTTCCTGCTTGGCGTCATTCGCAAGGCGAGCGAAGGAGAGGGCGGTCGCTTCGACATCAAGATAACACAGCTGAACGGCCAGACTGCCATCATGTTCAAGCAGCAAGAGCGCGTAACCTCCGCCGTATTCCTTCATATCAAAAAAGGGCTGCTGCAAAATATTTATATTATCCGCAATCCGGATAAGCTGGAGCGAATGAATTGA
- a CDS encoding metalloregulator ArsR/SmtB family transcription factor, with protein MSEFIGNQKAIHIFESLSPYFQGLGDPVRQQIISLLIGKDSMNVTQIAEHIPMSRPTVSHHLKILRQAGLLTVQKKGTEMYYRLEFNDAIALMKQLVQFAEEECQC; from the coding sequence ATGAGCGAATTTATCGGCAATCAGAAGGCGATTCATATTTTTGAAAGTTTAAGCCCTTATTTTCAAGGCCTGGGGGACCCCGTTCGCCAGCAAATTATATCGCTGCTTATCGGCAAAGACAGCATGAATGTAACGCAAATTGCTGAGCATATTCCGATGTCGCGGCCTACCGTTTCCCATCATCTGAAAATATTGCGCCAGGCAGGGCTGCTTACCGTTCAGAAAAAAGGAACTGAAATGTACTACCGGCTTGAATTCAATGACGCTATTGCGCTGATGAAACAGCTCGTCCAATTCGCAGAAGAGGAATGCCAATGCTAG
- a CDS encoding saccharopine dehydrogenase NADP-binding domain-containing protein: MYKNKVLIVGGYGEVGRQIAHILLDRHADLEIVLGGRSPGKAAAFESERVHTAVVDTNAEDPLQHAGEHISLIISAVNDLQDKLLLAAVRRKIPFIDVTRWTELFEQSSAKLRKVELHAPVVLSSGWMAGTASLFAMLHADSLENVAVDIHALYSLQDKAGPDSTAYMDRMTIPFHITEAGKSRLVHPMTDPVKVQFPNGYKAKCYRLDTPDHVTLLKASHIDTASFRITFDSKATTSLLVGLVNSGIWKMISGKRFRSFRQRLLYNPGTGSAHHVLIHLKGNDHNGRSVERRIAISDPLGQTHLTALGAAVQAEKLLLRPDNEPLAPGVYYPEELPDSRMDAAAIIGFFKQYGVLVSY, translated from the coding sequence ATGTATAAAAACAAGGTTCTTATTGTTGGAGGATATGGCGAAGTTGGCAGACAGATCGCCCACATTTTACTTGATCGGCATGCGGATTTGGAAATTGTTTTGGGAGGAAGATCGCCGGGGAAAGCCGCTGCCTTTGAGTCTGAACGTGTACATACTGCGGTTGTAGATACGAATGCGGAAGATCCGCTGCAGCATGCAGGCGAGCATATCTCGCTCATCATCAGCGCTGTCAACGATTTGCAAGATAAGCTGCTTTTAGCTGCCGTGAGAAGAAAAATCCCATTCATCGATGTGACGCGCTGGACAGAGCTATTCGAGCAGTCCTCTGCTAAATTGAGAAAGGTGGAGCTCCATGCTCCTGTCGTGCTGTCTTCCGGCTGGATGGCGGGGACAGCTTCTCTATTCGCTATGCTGCATGCCGATTCGCTTGAGAACGTAGCTGTTGATATCCATGCTCTATACTCCCTGCAGGATAAAGCGGGCCCAGATTCTACCGCCTATATGGATCGGATGACGATCCCTTTTCATATTACGGAAGCGGGAAAAAGCCGACTAGTACATCCGATGACCGATCCGGTGAAAGTTCAGTTCCCCAATGGCTATAAAGCAAAATGCTATCGGCTTGACACCCCCGATCATGTGACATTGCTAAAGGCCAGCCATATTGATACTGCCAGCTTCCGCATCACCTTCGACAGCAAGGCAACCACCTCTTTGCTCGTGGGACTCGTTAACAGCGGGATATGGAAAATGATCAGCGGAAAAAGGTTCCGATCATTCAGGCAGCGCCTGCTCTATAATCCAGGTACCGGCAGCGCCCATCATGTGCTTATTCACCTAAAGGGAAATGACCATAATGGCCGCTCGGTCGAGCGGCGAATCGCCATTTCGGACCCGCTCGGTCAGACTCACCTTACCGCCCTTGGAGCGGCTGTCCAAGCCGAGAAATTGCTGCTAAGGCCTGACAACGAACCGCTCGCTCCCGGCGTTTATTATCCAGAAGAGCTGCCGGATTCGCGGATGGACGCAGCTGCGATTATCGGCTTTTTCAAACAATATGGCGTGCTTGTCTCCTACTAA